DNA sequence from the Siniperca chuatsi isolate FFG_IHB_CAS linkage group LG3, ASM2008510v1, whole genome shotgun sequence genome:
CAAGGTTGTttatttcaactttattgtcatttttggaagctgtagtttgtggtgctgttgaattgtttctaatattttttctCCCGATTTATATAAATGAGAATACACTAAATATTGAAAATACTTCTCAGTATAAGACactacaattcaacagcaccacagagtgcagcccccaaaatgatcataaagttgaatcagcacctctgaaagagtttcaacaaaaaactgaaccttcatgaagggaggatttattgcaggactgttgtattagactgcattagttgtAGCTAGGTGCACCTAATAAACCATACAGtgtatttaccatacagacataaaTAGTTGGGAACCACCGcatttatgtgtttatatttattattatttattcatattaattgACTAATAGATTCAGCAGTTGTTTTAAGGTAGACCCAGTTTTTCAATCCTaatctaattttattttctgtgtgattGTTGTAGTTTTAGTTTGGTTTTTTTAGTTGCTTATATTTCCCCATAAATAGCCAAAATCAGTGGCTCCAAATTCATCCTTTCCAATTTCCATGTTATACTTGTAACCAACAATAATCAgcttcacattttcacatacaCCTTTTTCAGATGTAAATGTCTTGACACAAACAGACTTCTCATGTTAAGTAATAATGTGtgtaattatgtgtgtgtgtgtgtgtgtcttccagATGAAGAAGCGAGGTCTAGATGCTACAGATGCTACCTACACCGCGCTGTTCAATGCCTGCGCTGAGTCGCCGTCCAAACAAGCTGGTCTCCAGCAAGCGTTGAAGTTGGAGCAAGAACTCCGTCGCAAAAACTACCCCCTCAGCACCATCACATACCACGCCCTTCTCAAGACACACGCCATCGCCAACCACCTTCAGGCCTGTATTCACACGCTCAGGGTACGACATGGGCCGACATTTCTAAGGGTGTATGGAAGGTTGGTCTACTGAGCTGCGTTAGATTTGCGTTTCTacatgcgtttgtgtgtgtttgtaggagATGCTGCAGAACGGCCATGCTGTAACCCAGGAGACGTTTCACTACCTGCTGATGGGCTGTTTGAAGGACAAAGAAACAGGATTCAGACTGGCTTTACAGGTAGATACATGATTTAGAGGCACCTAACTACATTGGTATGGAATATTTTTGAGAGTAAAGGCCACTGAGATTTTGGTAAATGTGATAGAAACATGCTGAAGTCTTTGGTCATCAATATAGTCTGACTGATGCTGGATTTGGgagttttaaaaatctgaataacGATATATCTGGTgatagaatttttttaaaaacataaacaagaaTTTTAATACGGATGTCACTGATTTTGTCTCTACTGGCCGATTTATTGGTCTAGCTCTAGTCACCAATCAAAAAACAGTGGTGTTAGATCGTACTGTGATACTAGTCCGCTGACTGTCCAAAGACAGGTTGACCCAGAACTCTGCCAGTGTCAGAAATTTAGGACCAAAATCACACAATTTGATTGTTGCTATGACCCACGtttacaaaccaaccaaccaattaaaaaacaacatgaaatgaTGTAGATTACATTGGCGAGCTAGCATAATGCTGCTGCTAAAAACATACCTCAAACTCACTTTGCAGAATTGGCATTCCATGTTGTCCTCTTTTCCTCTGGCTGTAACCATATTCACAATCTCCTCCTGTGTCAGCGCTGTGGCTaaagtttgtttatgtttttggtacatttttaaaacattagaCCAGTGCAGATGGATGATGCAACTTGCATcagcttcttcttctatttttgCATAGCAGCAAAATTGATATCGAAATTGATATTGTACACAGACTGCAAATCAAAACATACAATTAACCTGTAATATCGTTGTTATCGCACAgtcaatttttgtttttgtttcaggttTGGCGACAGATGCTGAGGTCAGGGATTGTTCCAGACTCAAGGAACTATAACCTGCTCTTGCGAACTGCTAGGGATTGCGGGATTGGCGACCCTGCTCTGGCCTCTGGCGTGCTGCTGAGGCCTGACCGGAACGAGAGGGAACATGCATCACATGTAAAGTCAGAGTCAGGACACAAGGATGTAATAGACATTGACCTTCTGGAGAGGCAGTTGTTTATCCCACCTGATCCACATagtgacagacagcagcacagcagacaCAGCGAGGAGGAGTCCTACAGCAGACAAGACTCAACCCATTTGATACCAGTCAGACAAACTGTCTCGTTGCCTGTTGACTTAGGTGATTCAACAGCCCCTAACCTACTGGACCTTTTTGAGGGTAAGAGGGGTGGTGTGGTCTCCCTCGGAACCGTAGATGGAGCGTCAGATAAGCTCGCCCTTATCGGAGGACCTAAAGGCTTCCTGGAGAAGATGACAGCTAACGGACTCAGTCCAGACCTCAGAACTCTGACTCTGCTGGCAGACACAATGGAGCCGGGCTACCAGTCCCTGCAGATGCTGCTGAAGGTCGCCAAGCAGCATAAAGTGAAGCTTGATGTCGCATTCTTTAACTCAGTGATTCGCAGAGCAGCCAGAGCTGGTGACCCGGAGGGGGCAAaggtacacagacacacacacacacactcaccctctctctctctcgctctctcactctcgctctctgtctcacacCTTTAGTAGTATCTaaccatgcagatagttttggttgtATGTGGCCAGTTCTCCACCCCAAGGCACAAATCAGTGTCCCCATTGCTCTTAATAATCTGCAGACCTTGctatgaacagttttcattagaACTACTTTCCATCAAAGAAATAGTTCCTGTGAAATGGTTGACAGTGTGTCTGTCCACCGAGAGCAATGAGGGGTTCTGGAAAGATATAGTtctgtagatttttttatttttcgaTACTGTGAACATTTATCTACACCACTATATAGCTCTCTGGAgctaagtgagaaaatgtttggggtttttttgtaagCTGGGTGAAGCGACCCTTTAAAATGTTCTACTTCTATGTGCGTGTGCATATTTTGAATacacttctttctctttccaggCTGTGTTGAGTGTGATGCGACAGCGCAATGTAAACGTGGATGTACAGACATTTGGAAGCCTCGCATTGGGCTGTGAGCGTCAGAAAGACGGTCTGCAGCTGCTGAAAGACATGGAGGTAATGAAACACATCCTAAAAGTCAGACTAGATATTAAATTTAGaattaatgttatatttatCGAGGACAGAAAATCCTTTTAGATTCTGTCACAGCTGCTTTTTccaatttacatttgttttaaattgtgaacAAAGAGAACATGGAAAGTTTATCAAAATGAAAGTGAAGAGATGAACAGTAACATTGGACAGTCATAGGAAATACTACTGTAATATCAGCAGTAATTGTATTAGGTGTAGTAGTACTAGTCGAAGACCAATATATTGTGACTTGATAgttctttcttttatctttaCACATGTTTTTTGCAGGAGGCGGGATTTAAGCCTAACGTCCAGGTGTTCTCTACTCTAATTGGCCGAGCAACTCGAAGACTGGATTACGTCTACCTTAAAACATTGCTCAAAAGCATGAGCACCATGGGGGTGTGGCCTAATGAGGTCATCATCAGACAGCTGGAGTTTGCCTCACAATATCCTCCCAACTATAACCAGGTAAGCATATGTATAGTACATGAGGGCATAAGAGTTTCACCCGGTGTAGATCCTGATCACAACCAAAGAACCTGAAGACTGTCCTGTGAGCTTCATGGCACAATAACTTCAGTGGAAATGAAGGAAGCGGGTTTCAAATGAATGAACATCAGAGGCCCCAAAGCTTTTTGTATCAGTGACCTGCAGTGGCTGATGAGAGATTTCAGCCCCTTTTTGTCATTTCCAAAGCTGTATTGTTGCTATGACAGTCAAAAGGTCTAGATGTGTGTCTGAGCCAGGCTTTAACTGAGCTGTTTGGATGCTTTTAATCTGTGCTGTGAATGTGAATATTGCATATGCTTATTTGTGTCAAATATCAGTGGCAAGGCCTCTCCACTAAAATTGATAATATCTACGCTctgcagagcattttagcatctttcagcccattgttttggttttcaggaCCCCAAACTccgataaacccactgtacgctccCTGTCCAGCCCCAAacatcagacagacacagttagcgactagctggtgaatatttagctgctaaagaatATTTTGAGCCAGATATTTCAGGAGTTGGAGACCAcaaaagagctaaaaggagaatgaatacTACacttgccaggtggccagaaacacgactctaaaCAAATGCTCAGTATCttactggatgtgtaaagagACAACTCTAAACTAATACGTTAGACATAATAAGATTATAAGGTATCCAGCGTATTcctctgcccccaagtggccaaaaaataaatgaatgcagcttttaaaacacaatgattAAAGTCATACTTTGTTTTAAGTATCACACATCCATAACATGTAGCTTACTGAACACATGAGCAAAACATTTGCTACTCAGCTGatattgtgtttattatatAAAATCAGTGTTTAGGGTTGACTCATTTGAAGCAGAACTTCATTTGCAGATAAATGGTTgactgtttcatgttttctatattgctcctctcctcctcccctctttatTTTGCCCTCCTATCTTTCCTCCCTTCCATCAATCCCAGTACAAGTCCAGAAACAACTACCTGGTCCAAATTGATGGTTTCCGTGGTTACTACCAGCAGTGGCTGAgagacatgccggctcagagcGCTGAGGACGAGCAGGCAGAGCTGCAGTCAGAGACGGACACTGCAGTGCTGAAAACCGAAGCTGCTGATGGTCTGACAGAGACCCAAAGAAaccagagagcagcagcaagGAGATATAATTCTCGTAACAAGGACAAGAGGAGCAGCGCTGCTCTGTAACAGCACTGAAAATATCTCTGATTTCTCTCCTTCATCATCTGTTTGGGTCAAAGTAGTAGCTCACGGACCTTCTGTCAGTTAACTTATTGCAGAAGTATTTTTCTCAAAAGATCAATGTTATTGTAATTTATATTGCaattaaagtaaaatttaaGTTCATGTTTTAGTTTGAAATCACGATTTCAGGGTCATTTGCTGAGTGAACAATGGCCTTCACCTTTGCAACTGGTGTAGTAATGCACAATCACATGAGAGatgcacattattattattattattattttaatgaattttaaGTACATAACATAATGACACATATTGCAATTTGAAATTTTAGAATTACAAGTTCACTGGACGATGAGGTATATCAGATCATGTTTTTAaagtaattgattttttttctcagaactGACTTTCTTTGAACAAAAGCTCATTTCACGAATGGCTATTTATTCCTCTTTGCTGCATTTGGAAGATTTGGAAGCGTGTTGGGATGGTGTAGTTTGTCCTATTAAATCATGAGAAGGGTGCATTTTTAGAGTCAACTATTATCTGATGGTGGTAGTTAATTACATCTAAGTACTGCTTGAAACTGAAATCTCAGGGTTGAGGCAGTCTGGCAGCCTTACAGTCTGATAGACTAAAATGTAACAAGAGGAAAAGAGTGGACTATTTGTGTAACATCCTCTTAATAGGCAGAGTTAACCCCGAAGAAAGAAATAAGGCAAGTgttatattttcaattaaataaagACATCCTCAAATCACTTAATTGTATAGAAGGAAATGGACTAAAGAGACAATAGAAACGTTGCATTTAATAAGCAAGCATCCATCTGGGTTATTTGATTATTGTGAAATAGAGGAACATGTTATATGTCACAGTCAAAAACACTCAATTGGAAGAAATAAGTCCAAAAAAAGTAAATCTAAACTAAATCTTGGGTCAGTGATTTGAGAGAAACTTGGCTAATACAatctatttttatatatttatttatttatatgggGTAACTGACGCTGAGCCACACTCCAGCATAGTAGTTGGCATTAAAGGGACAAAATAAGAAGGAGAAGATGGGAAAATAGCCACTTTTATTTATAGCCGATTATTTAATCCACGGCTCCACACTGCAGGTGGCAAGATGAGaaggtgtagtccctcattcgtccaggagtgttcatcatcatcatcatgatgtgatgatgaaggggaggtgcagccaggaaacaataggcctgattactgggccatcatggaaacaaaagaaggtcagtttcaggtgaaactaggcagggcaaacagcagacacctccctgagggcagggcttaagcaacacagaaacttcttgattctgaaaacagtgtccagatgactgcgactgaaaccttttcaacgACACATATAAGAAGGTTTACCAACCGTCAATAAAGCCGACGAAGAAGAAAAGATGCGTCACATCCGGTGACGGTGAGATTTGAGAACCCCCGGCGCCAAGAACAACTTATTTATTTTGGATAAACCGACAGTAAAGGTAAGATAACTACGTTGCTCACAAAActaaaacagttatttaaacGTATTTTAATCGGTTTACGTTACTATATTTTGTAGCAAAGAAGAAAAGCGTAAACACGTAATGCTGACACAGTCTGCGACTGTTTACACGTATTTAACTGTCTGTTTCCTGCCTCGAggaaagctaacgttagcttattaAAAGTAAGACTGTGTAGTCCCTCAGTCGTCCAGGAGtgtccatcgtagaaaaggtttcagtcgtagtcatctggacac
Encoded proteins:
- the ptcd1 gene encoding pentatricopeptide repeat-containing protein 1, mitochondrial, encoding MLTSVACSCLRNGRKVSVPVAKLSFFSTVKNSPRTLNLTGVQDLSRRRSARLLTPTPWQLPRGLTARSVSLSAASHGGTDPPSSPSVPGESDAPHRENFGCLSADISSRRSFRKNSPDIQDLRHREWGDDEEDLEKPRRRPGRRNTPYWYFLQCKKLIKENKLQEALDVFSRDMLQGERLQPEEFNYTVLIGGCGRAGQLKKAFKLYNDMKKRGLDATDATYTALFNACAESPSKQAGLQQALKLEQELRRKNYPLSTITYHALLKTHAIANHLQACIHTLREMLQNGHAVTQETFHYLLMGCLKDKETGFRLALQVWRQMLRSGIVPDSRNYNLLLRTARDCGIGDPALASGVLLRPDRNEREHASHVKSESGHKDVIDIDLLERQLFIPPDPHSDRQQHSRHSEEESYSRQDSTHLIPVRQTVSLPVDLGDSTAPNLLDLFEGKRGGVVSLGTVDGASDKLALIGGPKGFLEKMTANGLSPDLRTLTLLADTMEPGYQSLQMLLKVAKQHKVKLDVAFFNSVIRRAARAGDPEGAKAVLSVMRQRNVNVDVQTFGSLALGCERQKDGLQLLKDMEEAGFKPNVQVFSTLIGRATRRLDYVYLKTLLKSMSTMGVWPNEVIIRQLEFASQYPPNYNQYKSRNNYLVQIDGFRGYYQQWLRDMPAQSAEDEQAELQSETDTAVLKTEAADGLTETQRNQRAAARRYNSRNKDKRSSAAL